In Helianthus annuus cultivar XRQ/B chromosome 3, HanXRQr2.0-SUNRISE, whole genome shotgun sequence, a single window of DNA contains:
- the LOC110932527 gene encoding uncharacterized protein LOC110932527: protein MSRKLDERLPGQFAANTQPNPNAHVKAITTRSGRTIGNPSVEEREVDEDGDIIDEVIELEAPGKVQKRLSPASTAQPGESQSEKKVEKKPIDVRPSPYVNHAYVPFPSRLKNQKYSREYGQFLDIFKQLKINLPFIEALQSMPKYAKFLKDLLRNKEKLGELSNVPLHGGCSAIVSNKLPEKLTDPGVFTIPCLFGSNMNTRALADLGASINLMPFSLYEKLDLGELSPTRMTLSLADRSVKHPRGIVENLLVKVDKFVFPADFVILDMEADENIPLILGRPFLNTAKALIDVSLGTITLRAGEESIVFEVMSSKGHSDRVHLVSLVGECENDERDEKKDVSDAGSEKVTEFKCGDPPDRKLEELEERVERLESRIKTLSKPQCGDRFQYGECRFKTLDEELRGFERDKGFRVDLGDTYSGATARENMFGGDLHLHDPP from the coding sequence ATGTCTAGGAAGTTAGATGAAAGATTACCCGGTCAGTTTGCAGCTAACACCCAACCTAACCCGAATGCTCATGTAAAAGCCATTACCACGCGTAGTGGCAGAACCATAGGGAACCCGAGCGTAGAAGAGAGAGAGGTTGATGAGGATGGAGACATTATAGATGAAGTGATAGAGTTGGAGGCTCCCGGCAAAGTGCAAAAGAGGCTaagcccagcaagtaccgcacagccCGGTGAATCTCAAAGTGAGAAGAAAGTTGAGAAAAAGCCCATAGACGTTAGACCTTCACCCTATGTGAATCATGCGTATGTTCCGTTTCCCTCACGTCTTAAGAATCAAAAATACTCAAGGGAATACGGGCAGTTCTTAGATATCTTCAAGCAATTGAAGATTAATCTTCCGTTTATAGAGGCACTCCAGTCCATGCCAAAATATGCAAAATTTTTGAAGGACCTTCTTAGGAATAAGGAGAAATTAGGTGAGTTGTCTAATGTCCCATTGCATGGAGGGTGTTCGGCCATCGTCTCAAACAAGTTACCCGAAAAGCTTACCGATCCCGGTGTGTTCACTATTCCTTGTCTATTCGGTAGTAACATGAACACTAGAGCCTTAGCCGACCTGGGTGCTAGCATTAATTTGATGCCCTTTTCGCTTTACGAGAAGCTAGATTTAGGCGAGCTTTCACCTACTCGAATGACATTGTCCTTAGCTGATAGGTCCGTGAAACACCCGAGGGGAATAGTTGAGAATTTGCTTGTTAAGGTGGATAAGTTTGTTTTTCCGGCCGATTTCGTTATTCTAGACATGGAAGCCGATGAAAACATACCGTTAATTTTAGGTCGCCCATTCTTAAACACCGCTAAAGCTCTAATAGATGTCTCTTTAGGCACCATCACACTTAGAGCGGGCGAGGAATCAATAGTTTTTGAGGTTATGAGTTCGAAAGGGCATAGTGACAGAGTGCATTTGGTTTCGTTagtgggggagtgtgagaatgaCGAGAGAGATGAGAAGAAGGATGTGAGTGATGCGGGTTCAGAGAAAGTGACAGAATTTAAGTGTGGGGACCCACCGGATAGAAAGTTAgaggaattggaggagagagtgGAGCGTTTAGAATCTCGAATTAAGACACTGAGCAAACCTCAGTGTGGGGATAGATTTCAATATGGGGAATGTAGATTCAAAACGCTAGATGAAGAATTGAGAGGTTTTGAAAGAGATAAGGGTTTTCGGGTTGATTTGGGCGATACATATAGTGGTGCTACAGCCCGCGAGAATATGTTTGGAGGTGATCTGCATCTCCATGATCCTCCATAA